A genome region from Fervidobacterium changbaicum includes the following:
- a CDS encoding DDE-type integrase/transposase/recombinase: MNNSTLSCPKCGSTSLYKNGHDKYGNQQFLCKLCHHSFKLSHSHKRKNFSFPYPKCTSCGKSMQIYKVRRSFVVFRCRACRTKDRVPFNLPEPVTLIPEKFKYFRFPIFFVLKAFVLYMKHNMSYRSLAHSLNIKVSHVTIYKWVIKLCTLFSVLFPTFTIENVFSVHADETVLVFKEQKYYVWLLVDHETNLILCWHVSKYRDMGQVKVLLEKFFGNSKPRNIELITDGLGAYESAVKLLFRNINHVVVPLGKNNQCESKFSLLKDFFRLKRGLKNTKNLAKYIQGFCVVKNLWKTHNGNINLILSHLHSFITTS, translated from the coding sequence ATGAACAACTCAACGCTCTCTTGTCCAAAATGCGGTTCCACCAGCTTATACAAAAACGGTCATGACAAATACGGTAACCAACAATTCCTTTGCAAACTCTGCCATCATTCTTTCAAACTCTCCCATTCTCACAAACGCAAAAACTTCTCTTTCCCTTATCCCAAATGCACTTCTTGTGGTAAATCTATGCAAATTTACAAAGTCCGTCGCTCTTTCGTTGTCTTCCGTTGTAGAGCTTGTCGTACCAAAGATAGAGTACCTTTTAACCTCCCCGAACCAGTCACCCTTATTCCTGAGAAATTTAAATATTTCCGCTTCCCTATCTTTTTCGTCTTAAAGGCTTTCGTTTTGTATATGAAACACAATATGTCTTATCGCTCTCTTGCTCATTCTCTTAATATCAAAGTATCTCATGTCACCATATACAAATGGGTTATTAAATTGTGTACTTTATTCTCTGTACTTTTTCCAACATTTACCATCGAAAATGTTTTCTCAGTTCATGCTGATGAAACTGTTCTTGTTTTCAAAGAACAAAAGTACTATGTTTGGCTATTAGTTGATCACGAAACTAACTTAATTCTTTGTTGGCATGTCTCAAAGTATCGTGATATGGGACAAGTCAAAGTATTGCTCGAGAAGTTCTTTGGTAATTCAAAACCTAGAAACATTGAACTTATTACTGATGGACTTGGTGCATATGAAAGTGCAGTAAAGCTGTTGTTCAGAAATATCAATCACGTAGTGGTACCGCTCGGTAAAAACAATCAATGTGAATCCAAGTTTTCATTGTTGAAAGACTTTTTCCGACTCAAGCGAGGGCTGAAGAATACGAAGAATTTAGCGAAATATATTCAAGGATTTTGTGTAGTGAAGAATCTTTGGAAAACGCACAATGGTAATATCAATCTCATTCTTTCACACTTACACTCTTTCATCACTACAAGTTAA
- a CDS encoding Fur family transcriptional regulator, protein MVQIDTRSEIRELLKEKGVKPTVHRVEILEYLRNTYSHPSADEIYEHFVREQKLSVLSRATVYNTLRALADAGLVKVIITPDAIRYDFVRENHHHFYCTKCKKIYDIELNVELPNISNIDGHEVHNVQLTLVGICKNCLGH, encoded by the coding sequence ATGGTACAGATTGATACGAGAAGCGAAATACGCGAATTGTTGAAAGAAAAGGGAGTAAAACCAACGGTTCACAGAGTGGAGATCCTAGAGTATCTCCGTAATACGTATTCACATCCGTCCGCGGACGAAATTTACGAGCATTTTGTAAGAGAGCAGAAATTATCAGTTCTTTCAAGGGCGACTGTTTACAATACTCTTAGAGCCTTAGCAGATGCTGGTTTAGTTAAGGTTATTATCACTCCTGATGCCATCAGGTACGACTTTGTTAGAGAAAATCATCACCACTTTTATTGCACAAAGTGTAAGAAAATATACGATATTGAGCTTAACGTTGAACTGCCCAACATTTCGAATATCGATGGGCACGAAGTGCACAATGTCCAGCTTACTTTGGTCGGTATTTGTAAGAACTGTTTGGGTCATTAA
- the epsC gene encoding serine O-acetyltransferase EpsC, which yields MRFLENLRRLFKELRNMYRAIKLDKEYLKRLDPSFEVSYQYRFHAGFRSLKLYRLSHAFYVSGFKFIAYFIYHINRVLYTVDIHPAAVLEPGVVIDHGAGVVVGSTAIVGSGTVLYHGVTLGAKYITKGKRHPTVGKNVIIGAGAKVLGPVNIGDNAKIGANSVVISDIPDNATAVGIPARIVNKNYRDDEKLSVSFSSYTDKKEKSERSDDLCPEELVNLEVAKQ from the coding sequence GTGCGTTTTTTGGAAAATCTTAGAAGGCTTTTCAAAGAGTTAAGAAACATGTATAGAGCAATTAAACTGGATAAAGAATACCTCAAGCGCTTAGATCCTTCTTTTGAAGTTTCTTATCAGTACCGTTTTCATGCTGGATTCAGGTCGCTAAAACTTTACAGACTCTCGCATGCCTTTTACGTATCTGGTTTTAAATTCATAGCCTATTTTATATACCACATTAACCGCGTGTTGTACACCGTTGATATTCATCCGGCAGCTGTTTTGGAACCGGGTGTTGTGATAGACCACGGTGCGGGTGTTGTCGTTGGCTCCACGGCTATAGTTGGTAGTGGCACAGTGCTATACCACGGCGTTACACTCGGTGCAAAGTACATAACCAAAGGCAAACGGCATCCAACTGTTGGAAAGAACGTGATCATAGGAGCGGGAGCAAAAGTGCTTGGCCCTGTGAACATCGGTGATAATGCAAAAATTGGTGCAAACAGCGTTGTTATTTCCGATATCCCCGATAATGCCACTGCCGTAGGTATTCCAGCGCGAATAGTGAATAAAAATTATCGCGATGATGAGAAACTAAGTGTCTCTTTTTCTTCGTATACTGATAAAAAAGAAAAATCTGAAAGGTCTGATGACCTTTGTCCAGAAGAATTAGTAAATTTGGAGGTTGCTAAGCAATGA
- a CDS encoding PLP-dependent cysteine synthase family protein: MNTSSLNQTISKNITAIRNVMIGQTPLVYLEKYSVYAKLERNNPTGSIKDRPVYFMVLRALQDGLINSDTVIVEPTSGNTGIALAWIGAKLGIKVIITMPETVSIERRQLLTSLGADVVLTEDMTKAIEKAREIVSSKSAFMPNQFENPENVKAHFLTTGPELLTQMNYQLDAFVAGIGTGGTITGVGKFLKSFRSDIKIIGVEPKQSPVVSGGTARKHKIQGIGAGFVPKILDIGIIDEIVQIDDQEAIEWATRLWKEGIFAGISAAANLIASVLVRKKYNLERVATVFPDDGSKYISVLPG; this comes from the coding sequence ATGAATACGTCTTCTCTTAACCAGACAATCTCTAAAAATATAACCGCAATTCGGAATGTAATGATTGGACAGACACCTCTTGTGTACCTTGAAAAATACTCAGTGTACGCTAAGCTTGAAAGGAATAATCCAACTGGAAGCATTAAAGATAGGCCTGTGTATTTTATGGTATTAAGGGCCTTACAGGACGGATTGATAAATTCTGATACTGTTATCGTCGAACCGACAAGCGGTAATACGGGAATTGCACTTGCTTGGATCGGTGCAAAGCTCGGGATAAAAGTGATAATTACCATGCCTGAAACTGTTTCCATCGAGCGTCGCCAGCTTTTGACAAGTTTGGGAGCGGACGTTGTGTTAACTGAAGATATGACGAAGGCTATTGAAAAAGCCAGAGAAATCGTTTCCTCCAAATCTGCTTTTATGCCAAACCAGTTCGAGAACCCGGAAAACGTTAAAGCTCACTTTTTAACCACGGGGCCAGAGTTACTAACTCAAATGAATTATCAACTGGATGCGTTTGTTGCAGGAATCGGAACTGGTGGAACGATAACAGGTGTTGGAAAATTTCTCAAAAGTTTTCGTTCTGATATCAAAATCATCGGAGTGGAACCGAAACAATCACCTGTTGTAAGTGGTGGAACAGCTAGAAAACACAAGATACAGGGAATTGGTGCGGGTTTTGTACCGAAAATATTGGACATCGGAATCATCGATGAAATAGTTCAAATAGATGACCAGGAAGCTATCGAATGGGCAACTAGGTTATGGAAAGAAGGTATATTCGCAGGTATCTCGGCCGCAGCTAATTTGATTGCAAGTGTACTGGTTAGAAAGAAGTATAATTTAGAACGCGTCGCGACGGTGTTTCCAGACGATGGTTCTAAGTACATTTCTGTTTTACCGGGTTAA